From Streptomyces sp. TLI_235, a single genomic window includes:
- a CDS encoding amino acid ABC transporter substrate-binding protein (PAAT family) codes for MSLTRRTLAAAVAALVLTACGSASTGASTDLAGAKAGTAPNGVTVNLTPDQNRVTTPKVDAIAALVPEEIRRRGTLQVVDSLGTVPPLDFHATDDRTVIGVEPDLAHLIGNVLGLKVELNPVSWENVFVGLDSGKYDLGITNITVTEARKEKYDFATYRLDILGFEARKGGSWRVTGPKDVAGHTIGTSSGTNQEKLLIAWNEQNVKAGLKPVDIKYYQNSSDYYLALSSGRIDAWLGPNPTEAFHAAQTGETEVIGTYSGGGADVLGKIAATTRKDNGLVKAVNAAVNEIIKNGTYGQVLKRWGLDDEAVQTSEINPPGLPKTG; via the coding sequence GTGTCCCTGACCCGCCGCACCCTCGCCGCCGCTGTCGCCGCCCTCGTCCTGACCGCCTGCGGCTCCGCCTCCACCGGCGCCTCCACGGACCTCGCCGGGGCGAAGGCCGGCACCGCCCCCAACGGCGTCACCGTCAACCTGACACCGGACCAGAACCGGGTCACCACGCCCAAGGTGGACGCGATCGCCGCCCTCGTCCCGGAGGAGATCCGCCGAAGAGGCACCCTGCAGGTGGTCGACTCCCTGGGGACCGTCCCACCGCTCGACTTCCACGCCACCGACGACAGGACCGTCATCGGCGTCGAGCCCGACCTCGCCCACCTGATCGGCAACGTCCTCGGCCTGAAGGTCGAACTCAACCCGGTCTCCTGGGAGAACGTCTTCGTCGGCCTCGACAGCGGCAAGTACGACCTCGGCATCACCAACATCACCGTCACCGAGGCCCGCAAGGAGAAGTACGACTTCGCCACCTACCGGCTGGACATCCTCGGCTTCGAGGCGAGGAAGGGCGGCAGCTGGCGGGTCACCGGGCCGAAGGACGTCGCCGGGCACACCATCGGCACCTCCTCGGGCACCAACCAGGAGAAGCTGCTCATCGCCTGGAACGAACAGAACGTCAAGGCGGGCCTCAAGCCGGTCGACATCAAGTACTACCAGAACTCCTCCGACTACTACCTGGCGCTCTCCTCCGGCCGGATCGACGCCTGGCTGGGCCCCAACCCGACCGAGGCCTTCCACGCCGCGCAGACCGGTGAGACCGAGGTGATCGGCACCTACTCCGGCGGCGGCGCGGACGTCCTCGGCAAGATCGCCGCCACCACCAGGAAGGACAACGGCCTGGTCAAGGCCGTGAACGCGGCCGTCAACGAGATCATCAAGAACGGCACCTACGGGCAGGTGCTGAAGCGCTGGGGGCTGGACGACGAGGCCGTGCAGACCTCCGAGATCAACCCGCCCGGCCTGCCGAAGACCGGCTGA
- a CDS encoding amino acid ABC transporter membrane protein (PAAT family) translates to MTTTAPEQTAGPTTGPPGGTDLPVVPARHPWRWAAGAAALVLVAQFLHGLATNPGWDWPTFRAHFATDTILRAVGTTLQLTFWATLLGFALGAAVAALRLSRSAILQTIGWTYIWAFRSIPLIVQLVFWFNLSYLYRRFGLGIPFGPVLWEFDTVHALGALGAAVLGLALHQAAYAAEIIRAGVIAVDTGQLEAAAALGIPRLRQARRIVLPQAMRGILPNAANEIVSLFKATSVVYVMAIGELFYQVQVVYGRTGRVVPLLMVATAWYVLLTTLLSIGQHRVERYFARGTDRTPPPGPLQRARALVRRITETRLSPSGGLR, encoded by the coding sequence ATGACCACCACCGCGCCCGAGCAGACCGCCGGGCCCACCACCGGGCCGCCCGGCGGCACCGACCTCCCGGTCGTCCCCGCCCGGCACCCCTGGCGCTGGGCGGCCGGCGCCGCCGCCCTCGTCCTGGTCGCGCAGTTCCTGCACGGCCTGGCCACCAACCCCGGCTGGGACTGGCCCACCTTCCGGGCCCACTTCGCCACCGACACCATCCTCAGGGCCGTCGGCACCACCCTCCAACTCACCTTCTGGGCGACCCTGCTGGGCTTCGCCCTGGGCGCCGCAGTGGCCGCGCTGCGGCTCTCCCGCAGCGCGATCCTGCAGACCATCGGCTGGACGTACATCTGGGCGTTCCGCTCGATCCCGCTCATCGTCCAGCTGGTCTTCTGGTTCAACCTCTCCTACCTGTACCGGCGGTTCGGCCTCGGCATCCCGTTCGGCCCGGTGCTCTGGGAGTTCGACACCGTGCACGCGCTCGGCGCGCTCGGCGCCGCCGTCCTCGGCCTCGCACTCCACCAGGCCGCCTACGCCGCCGAGATCATCCGCGCCGGGGTGATCGCCGTCGACACCGGTCAGCTGGAGGCCGCCGCCGCGCTCGGCATCCCCCGGCTCCGGCAGGCCCGCCGGATCGTCCTGCCGCAGGCCATGCGCGGCATCCTGCCGAACGCCGCCAACGAGATCGTCTCGCTCTTCAAGGCGACCTCGGTGGTCTACGTGATGGCCATCGGCGAGCTCTTCTACCAGGTCCAGGTGGTCTACGGCCGCACCGGCCGGGTCGTCCCGCTGCTCATGGTCGCCACCGCCTGGTACGTGCTGCTCACCACCCTGCTGTCGATCGGCCAGCACCGGGTCGAGCGGTACTTCGCCCGCGGCACCGACCGCACCCCGCCGCCCGGCCCGCTGCAACGGGCCCGGGCCCTCGTCCGCCGGATCACCGAGACCCGGCTCAGCCCCTCCGGAGGCCTGCGATGA
- a CDS encoding polar amino acid transport system substrate-binding protein, with amino-acid sequence MRRTPAAAAAALAAFLLAGCGADPVPAAPAAGASAVAAASHDVVSGVRKVDAVAALLPEDVRKSGTLRLGGAVGTPPSAFYPDPAKKSPAGLDVDIADAVGKVLGVTVRREDAAFETILPALGSGKYDVGTGNFGVTTARLKTIDFVTYIDDGQGFAVRKDDTRLQQVTDLVQLCGLTIGTGAGTTFETTLDARKNVCADAGRKPYEVRAFSDNGAVLTGLQQGRIDVVMSTINGLRHQAAQPAAGTRFLGEFHRLDVGFAFRKGSPLTPAFQGAVNQLIKDGTYARILQKWGTEDSAVTASQISPPEHP; translated from the coding sequence GTGAGACGCACACCCGCCGCCGCAGCCGCCGCCCTCGCCGCGTTCCTGCTGGCCGGCTGCGGCGCGGATCCGGTGCCCGCCGCACCCGCCGCCGGGGCCTCCGCCGTGGCGGCCGCCTCCCACGACGTGGTCTCCGGGGTGCGGAAGGTCGACGCGGTCGCCGCCCTGCTGCCCGAGGACGTCCGGAAGTCCGGCACCCTCCGGCTCGGCGGCGCCGTCGGCACCCCGCCGAGCGCCTTCTACCCCGACCCGGCGAAGAAGTCCCCGGCCGGCCTGGACGTCGACATCGCCGACGCCGTCGGCAAGGTCCTCGGCGTCACCGTGCGGCGCGAGGACGCCGCCTTCGAGACCATCCTGCCCGCCCTGGGCAGCGGCAAGTACGACGTCGGCACCGGCAACTTCGGCGTCACCACCGCCCGGCTGAAGACCATCGACTTCGTCACCTACATCGACGACGGCCAGGGCTTCGCCGTCCGCAAGGACGACACCCGGTTGCAGCAGGTCACCGACCTCGTCCAGCTCTGCGGCCTCACCATCGGCACCGGCGCCGGCACCACCTTCGAGACCACCCTCGATGCCAGGAAGAACGTCTGCGCCGACGCCGGCCGCAAGCCCTACGAGGTCCGGGCGTTCTCCGACAACGGCGCCGTCCTCACCGGGCTGCAGCAGGGCCGGATCGACGTGGTGATGTCCACCATCAACGGCCTGCGCCACCAGGCCGCCCAGCCCGCCGCCGGCACCCGCTTCCTCGGCGAGTTCCACCGCCTCGACGTCGGCTTCGCCTTCAGGAAGGGCTCACCGCTCACCCCGGCCTTCCAGGGCGCCGTCAACCAGCTGATCAAGGACGGCACCTACGCCCGGATCCTGCAGAAGTGGGGCACCGAGGACTCCGCCGTCACCGCCTCGCAGATCAGCCCGCCCGAGCACCCGTGA
- a CDS encoding amino acid ABC transporter ATP-binding protein (PAAT family), with protein sequence MTATAMVDVRGVHKSFGRLEVLRGVDLQVAPGSVTVVLGPSGSGKSTLLRAINHLEKLDRGTVAVDGELIGYRRSGGRLYELKEREVLRQRTRLGFVFQNFNLFPHLTVLENLTEAPVSALGRTKAEARATALELLGRVGLADKADEYPRRLSGGQQQRVAIARALALEPKVLLFDEPTSALDPELVGEVLDVIRDLAAAGTTMIVVTHEIGFAREVADTVVFMDGGVVVEQGPPAAVLDHPQHERTRAFLSKVL encoded by the coding sequence ATGACCGCGACCGCCATGGTGGACGTCCGCGGCGTCCACAAGAGCTTCGGGCGGCTGGAGGTGCTGCGCGGCGTCGACCTGCAGGTCGCCCCCGGCTCCGTCACCGTCGTGCTCGGCCCGTCCGGCTCCGGCAAGTCCACCCTGCTGCGCGCCATCAACCACCTGGAGAAGCTGGACCGCGGCACCGTCGCCGTCGACGGCGAACTCATCGGCTACCGCCGCTCCGGCGGCCGGCTGTACGAGCTGAAGGAGCGCGAGGTGCTGCGCCAGCGCACCCGGCTCGGCTTCGTCTTCCAGAACTTCAACCTCTTCCCGCACCTCACCGTGCTGGAGAACCTCACCGAGGCGCCGGTGAGCGCCCTCGGCCGGACGAAGGCCGAGGCCCGGGCCACCGCCCTGGAGCTCCTCGGCAGGGTCGGCCTCGCCGACAAGGCCGACGAGTACCCGCGCCGGCTCTCCGGCGGCCAGCAGCAGCGGGTCGCGATCGCCCGGGCGCTCGCCCTGGAACCCAAGGTGCTGCTCTTCGACGAGCCCACCTCCGCGCTCGACCCCGAGCTGGTCGGCGAGGTGCTGGACGTCATCCGGGACCTCGCCGCGGCCGGCACCACCATGATCGTCGTCACCCACGAGATCGGCTTCGCCCGCGAGGTCGCCGACACCGTCGTCTTCATGGACGGCGGCGTGGTCGTCGAACAGGGCCCGCCGGCGGCCGTCCTCGACCACCCGCAGCACGAGCGCACCCGCGCCTTCCTCTCCAAGGTCCTCTGA
- a CDS encoding alkanesulfonate monooxygenase, whose amino-acid sequence MPVEFLGIAATGDGSETTPRTTAAFDRDYTLRLARAHEDNGWDRVLFAYGAGSPEPAAAAAFLASKLDRLQILLAHRPNVSYPTFAAKTFATLDRISDGRLTVHFITGGNDHEQRREGDYLTKDERYERTREYIGIVKKAWTSREPFDHHGTHYRFEDFVSDVFPVQQPRPGVSFGGSSEAAYAAGGAEADIFCLWGEPLARTAEQIEKVRQAARAAGRTDTPRIQVAFRPIVAATEELAWEKAHRTVGAIKARRAGGDLVRRRSADTPENTGSQRLIAIAEAGERYDRALWTPTAAATGGAGNSNALVGTPETVAEALLDYYDLGVDIISARGYDHVDDAIDFGRYVIPIVRQEVAKRDAEKAAAEAAAKERDRQQLVAAQA is encoded by the coding sequence ATGCCCGTCGAGTTCCTCGGCATCGCCGCCACCGGCGACGGCTCGGAGACCACGCCCCGCACCACCGCCGCCTTCGATCGCGACTACACGCTGCGGCTGGCCCGCGCCCACGAGGACAACGGCTGGGACCGCGTGCTGTTCGCGTACGGCGCCGGCTCCCCGGAGCCCGCCGCGGCGGCCGCCTTCCTCGCCTCGAAGCTGGACCGGCTGCAGATCCTGCTCGCGCACCGGCCCAACGTCTCCTACCCGACCTTCGCCGCGAAGACCTTCGCCACCCTCGACCGGATCAGCGACGGCCGGCTCACCGTGCACTTCATCACCGGCGGCAACGACCACGAGCAGCGCCGCGAGGGCGACTACCTCACCAAGGACGAGCGCTACGAGCGCACCCGCGAGTACATCGGCATCGTGAAGAAGGCCTGGACCTCCCGCGAGCCCTTCGACCACCACGGCACCCACTACCGCTTCGAGGACTTCGTCTCCGACGTCTTCCCCGTCCAGCAGCCCCGGCCGGGCGTCTCCTTCGGCGGTTCCTCCGAGGCGGCGTACGCGGCCGGCGGGGCCGAGGCCGACATCTTCTGCCTGTGGGGCGAACCGCTGGCCCGCACCGCCGAGCAGATCGAGAAGGTCCGGCAGGCCGCCCGCGCCGCCGGACGCACCGACACCCCGCGGATCCAGGTCGCCTTCCGGCCGATCGTCGCCGCCACCGAGGAACTCGCCTGGGAGAAGGCGCACCGCACGGTCGGCGCGATCAAGGCCCGGCGGGCCGGCGGCGACCTGGTACGGCGCCGGTCCGCGGACACCCCGGAGAACACCGGCTCGCAGCGGCTGATCGCGATCGCCGAGGCCGGCGAGCGCTACGACCGCGCGCTGTGGACGCCCACCGCCGCCGCCACCGGCGGCGCCGGCAACTCCAACGCCCTGGTCGGCACCCCGGAGACGGTCGCCGAGGCCCTGCTCGACTACTACGACCTGGGCGTGGACATCATCTCCGCGCGCGGCTACGACCACGTCGACGACGCGATCGACTTCGGCCGGTACGTCATCCCGATCGTCCGCCAGGAGGTCGCCAAGCGGGACGCCGAGAAGGCCGCCGCCGAGGCCGCGGCGAAGGAGCGCGACCGGCAGCAGCTGGTCGCGGCCCAGGCGTGA
- a CDS encoding acetyltransferase (GNAT) family protein has product MSPAVEVRTARLDDRLAEPLVRELTHEYVTRYGPGGHAEMARYTPEEFAPPGGLLLLLLDHGEPVAGGAYRRHTDPCTAEVKRMWTHSAHRRRGLARRVLAELEQAAAAEGHRRIFLTTGSRQPEARQLYLAAGYTPLFDLDAPPGALHPLPFEKHLTDRRPAAPDPRKDLAP; this is encoded by the coding sequence GTGAGCCCCGCCGTCGAGGTCCGCACCGCCCGGCTGGACGACCGGCTCGCCGAACCCCTGGTGCGCGAACTCACCCACGAGTACGTCACCCGCTACGGCCCCGGCGGCCACGCGGAGATGGCCAGGTACACACCCGAGGAGTTCGCCCCGCCCGGCGGCCTGCTGCTCCTCCTGCTGGACCACGGCGAGCCGGTCGCCGGCGGCGCCTACCGCCGGCACACCGACCCCTGCACCGCCGAGGTCAAACGGATGTGGACGCACTCGGCGCACCGCCGCCGCGGCCTCGCCCGGCGGGTCCTCGCCGAACTGGAGCAGGCAGCCGCGGCCGAGGGCCACCGGCGGATCTTCCTCACCACCGGATCGCGCCAGCCGGAGGCCCGGCAGCTGTACCTGGCGGCCGGCTACACCCCGCTGTTCGACCTCGACGCACCGCCGGGCGCCCTGCACCCGCTGCCCTTCGAGAAGCACCTGACGGACCGCCGGCCGGCGGCCCCCGACCCGAGGAAGGACCTCGCCCCGTGA
- a CDS encoding polar amino acid transport system permease protein produces MATSHDVLPAALAPPPAEAALPIVPRRRPGRAVAAVLALIAVGLLLGTVARNRAFQWDVVGRYLTSTAILDGLVLTLWLTAAVMALGFALGTLLAAARLSGNPVLSALSWGYVWVFRAAPLLVQLLFWFNIGALYPRLSLGVPYGPELFGVRTVDLLGPTATAVVGLTLHEAAFAAEVVRAGILSVDQGQLEAAQSLGLRRTRVVRRIVLPQAMRSIVPTAGNMLVGALKGTSIVSVLAVHDLLFSAQLIYNRTYQVIPLLLVATLWYMAVTSVLSAGQYYLERYFARGTSRGALPPTPPARLRAALAALASPRRREAVR; encoded by the coding sequence ATGGCCACGTCGCACGACGTCCTGCCCGCCGCCCTCGCACCACCGCCTGCCGAGGCCGCCCTCCCGATCGTCCCGCGCCGCCGGCCGGGCCGTGCCGTCGCCGCCGTCCTGGCCCTGATCGCCGTCGGCCTGCTGCTGGGCACCGTCGCCCGCAACCGCGCCTTCCAGTGGGACGTGGTCGGCCGGTACCTCACCTCGACCGCGATCCTCGACGGACTGGTGCTGACGCTGTGGCTGACCGCCGCCGTCATGGCGCTCGGCTTCGCCCTCGGCACCCTGCTCGCGGCGGCGCGGCTCTCCGGCAACCCGGTGCTCTCCGCGCTGAGCTGGGGGTACGTCTGGGTGTTCCGGGCCGCGCCGCTCCTCGTCCAGCTGCTGTTCTGGTTCAACATCGGCGCGCTCTACCCGCGGCTCTCGCTGGGCGTCCCGTACGGGCCCGAGCTGTTCGGCGTGCGGACGGTGGACCTGCTCGGGCCGACGGCGACCGCGGTCGTCGGCCTCACCCTGCACGAGGCCGCGTTCGCCGCCGAGGTCGTCCGGGCCGGCATCCTCTCCGTCGACCAGGGACAGCTGGAGGCCGCCCAGTCGCTGGGCCTGCGCCGCACGCGGGTGGTGCGCCGCATCGTGCTGCCGCAGGCGATGCGCTCGATCGTGCCGACCGCCGGCAACATGCTGGTCGGCGCCCTCAAGGGCACCAGCATCGTCAGCGTGCTCGCCGTGCACGACCTGCTGTTCTCCGCCCAGCTGATCTACAACCGGACCTACCAGGTGATCCCGCTGCTGCTGGTCGCCACCCTCTGGTACATGGCGGTGACCAGCGTGCTCTCGGCCGGCCAGTACTACCTGGAGCGGTACTTCGCCCGCGGTACGAGCCGCGGCGCCCTGCCGCCGACGCCGCCCGCCCGGCTGCGCGCCGCGCTCGCCGCACTCGCCTCCCCGCGCCGGCGGGAGGCGGTCCGATGA
- a CDS encoding oxygen-independent coproporphyrinogen-3 oxidase, protein MTTATTAAAESPYRAYVYAYPHKTAYRPLPGRPALREFWAGEPQHALSLYLHIPFCEVRCGFCNLFTRIGSPEGLTTAYLDALERQAAAVRDALDADARFALAAFGGGTPTYLTAAELERLCDIAELRMGADLRAVPLSVEASPDTATADRLAVLAERGTTRLSLGVQSFLDEEARSAVRPQKRAAVEAALGRVRDAGIPVLNIDLIYGIDGQTEASWLASLDAALAWRPEELYLYPLYVRPLTGLGRRAQDGPSPEWDAQRLALYRAGRDHLLAAGYEQVSMRMFRRTGAATASAGEYACQTDGMVGLGCGARSYTSALHYSFDYAVDAREVRGIIDDYVAAEDFTRAEVGRAMDAEESRRRHLLQSLLQADGLELADYRGRFGTLPAEDFGAELAAFEARGWLAGAPGRLLLSPEGLAHSDAVGPMLFSPAVRAAMDAYEAK, encoded by the coding sequence ATGACCACGGCGACCACCGCGGCGGCCGAATCCCCCTACCGGGCCTACGTCTACGCCTACCCGCACAAGACCGCCTACCGGCCGCTGCCCGGCCGGCCGGCGCTGCGCGAGTTCTGGGCGGGCGAGCCGCAGCACGCGCTCTCGCTCTACCTGCACATCCCGTTCTGCGAGGTGCGCTGCGGCTTCTGCAACCTCTTCACCCGGATCGGCAGCCCCGAGGGCCTGACCACCGCCTACCTGGACGCGCTGGAGCGGCAGGCCGCTGCCGTCCGGGACGCGCTCGACGCGGACGCCCGGTTCGCGCTGGCGGCCTTCGGCGGCGGCACCCCGACCTACCTGACCGCGGCCGAGCTGGAGCGGCTCTGCGACATCGCCGAGCTGCGGATGGGCGCCGACCTGCGGGCGGTTCCCCTCTCGGTGGAGGCCTCCCCCGACACCGCGACCGCGGACCGGCTGGCGGTGCTCGCCGAACGCGGCACCACCCGGCTCAGCCTCGGGGTGCAGTCCTTCCTCGACGAGGAGGCCCGCTCGGCCGTCCGCCCGCAGAAGCGCGCGGCGGTGGAGGCGGCGCTCGGCCGGGTCCGGGACGCGGGCATCCCGGTGCTCAACATCGACCTGATCTACGGCATCGACGGCCAGACCGAGGCCAGTTGGCTCGCCTCACTGGACGCCGCGCTGGCCTGGCGGCCGGAGGAGCTGTACCTGTACCCGCTGTACGTCCGGCCGCTGACCGGCCTCGGCCGGCGCGCGCAGGACGGGCCGTCGCCGGAGTGGGACGCGCAGCGGCTCGCGCTCTACCGCGCCGGCCGGGACCACCTGCTGGCCGCCGGCTACGAGCAGGTGTCGATGCGGATGTTCCGGCGGACGGGCGCGGCCACCGCGAGCGCCGGCGAGTACGCCTGCCAGACCGACGGCATGGTCGGGCTGGGCTGCGGTGCCCGCTCGTACACCTCCGCGCTGCACTACTCCTTCGACTACGCGGTGGACGCCCGCGAGGTGCGCGGCATCATCGACGACTACGTCGCCGCCGAGGACTTCACCCGGGCCGAGGTCGGCCGGGCGATGGACGCCGAGGAGTCGCGCCGCCGCCACCTGCTGCAGTCGCTGCTGCAGGCCGACGGACTCGAACTCGCCGACTACCGGGGCCGGTTCGGCACCCTGCCGGCCGAGGACTTCGGCGCCGAGCTGGCCGCCTTCGAGGCGCGCGGCTGGCTGGCCGGGGCGCCGGGCCGGCTGCTGCTCTCCCCGGAGGGCCTGGCCCACTCGGACGCGGTCGGCCCGATGCTGTTCTCGCCCGCGGTGCGGGCCGCGATGGACGCCTACGAGGCGAAGTGA
- a CDS encoding FAD-NAD(P)-binding protein — MSTLVIVGAGPRGTGLLERIAANAPELLPADRPLHIHLVDPHPPGGGRIWRREQSALLRMNSMAEDVTMFTDERSTLTGPVRPGPSLAEWAARPEAYPPYLPPADPALAEELRTLAATDFPTRRAQSAYLDWAFRRAVAELPPHVTVTVHRDTAHALTGPADGPQTVRLSGRDLTADRVVLALGHLDSAPEPRHHPNAAFAARHGRFHLPPAYSADADLSPVRPGEHVVLRGMGLAAVDLVSLLTEGRGGRFEPAPDGLRYRPSGREPVIHLGSRRGVPYHSKTHYRLQGPPAPLPRHFGPAAVDALTARPGPLELRRDVWPLMAKEIGFGYYHELFHAHPDRTTLPWEEFLAAYDTVDWYGAARAELVAAAVPDPADRLDFEHLDRPLTGLRLPDGEALQRHLRAYVRADADRRADPAHSADLGAFLALLSLYGQLPRLVASGRLTARSVAEDLDGWWTGFFSHLASGPPGFRLRQLLALSEAGVVRFLGADTEVVPDESDGTFVAGSPTVPGHRVRATALIEAYLPRHAPERTADPVLRELLRAGRIREEVLAGPDRTHRSGLIEVAPDGRIVDPALDGTPHPRRLALGPHTNARSYAAFARPRTDAPAFRQNDATARALLHSLAADAEPDTEPNAGRDRTGEARADEDQAGASISAVACSAVISSGTAASRPARLRWPVARSSSVR; from the coding sequence ATGAGCACCCTGGTGATCGTCGGCGCCGGCCCGCGCGGCACCGGGCTGCTGGAGCGGATCGCCGCCAACGCGCCCGAACTCCTGCCAGCGGACCGGCCGTTGCACATCCACCTGGTCGACCCGCACCCGCCCGGCGGGGGCCGGATCTGGCGCCGCGAGCAGTCCGCGCTGCTGCGGATGAACTCGATGGCCGAGGACGTCACCATGTTCACCGACGAGCGGTCGACCCTCACCGGGCCCGTCCGGCCCGGGCCCTCGCTCGCCGAATGGGCCGCCCGACCGGAGGCGTACCCGCCGTACCTGCCGCCGGCGGACCCGGCGCTCGCCGAGGAGTTGCGCACCCTCGCCGCCACCGACTTCCCGACCCGGCGGGCCCAGAGCGCCTACCTGGACTGGGCGTTCCGGCGAGCGGTGGCCGAACTGCCCCCACACGTCACCGTCACCGTGCACCGGGACACCGCGCACGCGCTCACCGGCCCGGCCGACGGCCCGCAGACCGTCCGGCTCTCCGGCCGCGACCTCACCGCCGACCGGGTGGTGCTCGCCCTCGGCCACCTGGACTCGGCGCCGGAGCCGCGGCACCACCCGAACGCCGCCTTCGCCGCCCGGCACGGCCGCTTCCACCTGCCGCCCGCGTACTCCGCCGACGCCGACCTCTCCCCGGTGCGCCCCGGCGAGCACGTCGTCCTGCGCGGCATGGGGCTGGCCGCCGTCGACCTGGTCTCGCTGCTCACCGAGGGCCGCGGCGGGCGCTTCGAACCGGCCCCGGACGGGCTGCGCTACCGGCCGTCCGGCCGCGAACCGGTGATCCACCTCGGCTCCCGGCGCGGCGTGCCCTACCACTCCAAGACCCACTACCGGCTGCAGGGCCCGCCCGCCCCGCTGCCGCGCCACTTCGGCCCGGCGGCGGTCGACGCCCTGACCGCCCGGCCCGGGCCGCTCGAACTGCGGCGCGACGTCTGGCCGCTGATGGCCAAGGAGATCGGCTTCGGCTACTACCACGAGCTGTTCCACGCCCACCCGGACCGCACGACGCTGCCGTGGGAGGAGTTCCTGGCGGCGTACGACACGGTCGACTGGTACGGCGCGGCGCGGGCGGAACTCGTCGCCGCGGCCGTGCCCGACCCGGCCGACCGGCTCGACTTCGAGCACCTCGACCGGCCGCTGACCGGCCTGCGCCTGCCCGACGGGGAGGCGCTGCAGCGGCACCTGCGGGCCTACGTCCGGGCCGACGCCGACCGCCGCGCCGATCCCGCGCACAGCGCCGACCTCGGCGCCTTCCTCGCCCTGCTCTCGCTCTACGGCCAGCTGCCGCGGCTGGTCGCCTCCGGCCGGCTGACCGCCCGCTCGGTCGCCGAGGACCTCGACGGCTGGTGGACGGGGTTCTTCAGCCACCTCGCCTCCGGGCCGCCCGGATTCCGGCTGCGGCAGCTGCTGGCACTCTCCGAGGCCGGCGTGGTGCGCTTCCTCGGCGCCGACACCGAGGTCGTCCCGGACGAGAGCGACGGCACCTTCGTGGCCGGCAGCCCCACCGTGCCCGGGCACCGCGTCCGCGCCACCGCGCTGATCGAGGCCTACCTGCCGCGGCACGCGCCGGAACGCACCGCCGACCCGGTGCTGCGGGAGCTGCTGCGGGCCGGCCGGATCCGCGAGGAGGTGCTCGCAGGCCCCGACCGCACCCACCGCTCGGGGCTGATCGAGGTCGCGCCCGACGGCCGGATCGTGGACCCGGCCCTGGACGGCACCCCGCACCCGCGGCGGCTCGCCCTCGGCCCGCACACCAACGCCCGCAGCTACGCGGCCTTCGCCCGGCCGCGGACCGACGCCCCGGCCTTCCGGCAGAACGACGCCACGGCCAGGGCCCTGTTGCATTCCCTCGCCGCGGACGCCGAACCGGATACCGAGCCGAACGCCGGACGGGACCGGACCGGCGAGGCTCGGGCCGACGAGGATCAGGCCGGGGCGAGCATCAGCGCGGTGGCCTGCTCCGCCGTCATCTCCTCCGGCACGGCCGCCAGCCGGCCGGCGAGGCTGCGGTGGCCGGTGGCCCGCTCCAGCTCGGTGAGGTAG